Proteins encoded together in one Electrophorus electricus isolate fEleEle1 chromosome 9, fEleEle1.pri, whole genome shotgun sequence window:
- the LOC113585458 gene encoding calcium-activated potassium channel subunit alpha-1-like produces MCVVLSAFSCLRENEPAMQDKETILSCINLYHINFSQEQSLTHTSSSTHSPTYEPVCPQLPVTPQHTRTGDTVPLLVELVNTSNVQFVSKVDGMQGVSSLALTEAFAVGSVFSVDLLDSLVAATYFNANVPALICTLVTGGDTPLLEAQLAEDNQLEQGVM; encoded by the exons atgtgtgtggttCTGAGTGCCTTTAgctgtctgagagagaatgaaccCGCCATGCAGGACAAGGAGACCATTCTATCCTGTATTAACCTCTACCACATCAACTTCAGTCAGGAGcagagcctcacacacacatcttccagCACACACTCGCCAACTTACG AGCCTGTTTGTCCTCAGTTACCGGTGACACCGCAACACACACGAACTGGCGATACAGTCCCTCTGCTGGTGGAACTCG taaacaCATCTAATGTACAGTTTGTCAGCAAAGTGGACGGGATGCAGGGCGTCTCCAGTCTGGCTCTCACAGAGGCCTTTGCAGTGGGATCAGTCTTCTCTGTAGACCTGCTCGACTCTCTAGTGGCTGCT ACCTATTTCAACGCCAACGTTCCGGCTCTCATCTGCACGCTGGTGACGGGGGGGGACACCCCTCTACTGGAGGCTCAACTGGCCGAGGACAACCAGCTGGAGCAGGGGGTCATG
- the LOC113573026 gene encoding calcium-activated potassium channel subunit alpha-1-like — protein MSVECAANPASPLYQGQNLGWLFFCASLSVFVGGFMMLVTCRFGHGALSRMHVRPRPTWVQPQMLLTFGANVCSVVMYILMTRQPVQHYMQSYSPVFLVDVAFHVYYLLIFGIRFLAAEDKVHAWLDLRSLIDFFTIPPSLFSLLTCQAWLGLRFLRALHLLDLPRVLQTFNILENNTAMKLSRLVAVLAGFLLTTAGVVHLLENSGDFWSSPHFLTYFDCVYFLVVTISTVGYGDVDVTTTFGRFFIIIFISIALGVFASYVPEVVEIIVNRKRFSGSYRNTSRETHVVVCGHITLTSVSAFMKEFLHEDRGDVDVNVLFLGSLRPDLELEAFFNLHFMHATFFQGSVLERKDQERVMMDKASACLILCDRFTTDHNNEDSANLMRVISVKQYCPNTRVIVQMLTHCSKAYLQNVPNWDRTHGDAVICLAELKLGFMAQSCQVPGLSTLLANLFTMQSEVEKEGPSWQNLYRKGLYNEIYTEYLSASFTGLTFAQASKFCFLKLKLFLIGIKFQSGENSSRYDRRFSLPAQLRVTRFPFHRCHHLRFKL, from the exons ATGTCAGTGGAGTGTGCAGCCAACCCTGCCTCCCCTCTGTACCAGGGGCAGAACCTCGGCTGGCTCTTCTTCTGCGCCTCTCTCTCCGTGTTCGTAGGAGGCTTTATGATGCTGGTCACATGCAGGTTTGGACACGGAGCTCTCAGCCGCATGCATGTTCGCCCAAGACCCACCTGGGTGCAACCGCAG ATGCTGCTCACATTCGGTGCCAATGTTTGCTCGGTGGTGATGTACATCCTCATGACCAGACA GCCTGTCCAGCACTACATGCAGAGCTACAGCCCCGTGTTCCTAGTGGATGTTGCCTTCCATGTCTATTACCTTCTCATCTTTGGCATCAGG TTCCTAGCAGCTGAGGATAAGGTGCATGCATGGCTGGACCTGAGATCGCTCATTGACTTCTTCACTATCCCGCCTTCCCTCTTTAGTCTTCTCACATGCCAGGCATGGctag GTTTGAGGTTCCTTAGAGCGCTCCACCTTCTAGACCTGCCCAGGGTTCTGCAGACATTCAACATTCTGGAAAACAA CACCGCCATGAAACTTTCCCGTCTGGTTGCGGTCCTGGCTGGGTTTCTGCTCACTACGGCTGGGGTGGTCCACTTG CTGGAGAATTCTGGGGACTTTTGGAGTTCCCCACACTTTCTTACCTACTTTGATTGCGTGTACTTCCTGGTCGTAACCATATCGACAGTTGGTTACGGTGATGTAGACGTCACTACGACCTTTGGACGcttcttcatcatcattttcATCTCCATTGCATtg GGTGTGTTTGCCAGCTACGTTCCTGAGGTGGTTGAAATCATCGTTAACAGGAAGCGCTTCAGTGGCAGCTACAGAAACACTTCCAGAGAGAC ACACGTGGTGGTCTGCGGCCACATAACTCTAACCAGCGTCTCCGCATTTATGAAGGAGTTCCTGCACGAGGACAGAGGAGACGTGGACGTTAATGTCCTCTTCCTGGGCAG TTTGCGTCCTGACCTGGAGTTGGAGGCCTTCTTCAATCTGCACTTCATGCATGCAACTTTCTTCCAGGGATCTGTACTAGAGAGAAAGGACCAGGAGAGAgtgatg ATGGATAAGGCCAGTGCCTGTCTGATTCTGTGTGATCGGTTTACTACTGATCACAATAACGAAGATTCTGCCAATCTCATGAG AGTGATTTCCGTTAAGCAGTACTGTCCCAACACCAGAGTGATTGTGCAGATGCTTACACACTGCAGTAAA GCGTATCTGCAGAATGTACCCAACTGGGACAGGACTCACGGTGATGCCGTCATCTGCCTGGCAGAGCTCAAACTGGGCTTCATGGCACAGAGCTGCCAGGTGCCAGGACTCTCCACACTGCTTGCCAACCTGTTCACCATGCAGAGTGAAGTGGAG AAGGAGGGACCCAGCTGGCAGAATCTCTACAGAAAGGGCTTGTACAATGAAATCTACACAGAGTATCTGTCTGCTTCTTTCACTGGTTTGACCTTTGCCCAGGCCAGCAA GTTTTGCTTCCTCAAGCTGAAGTTGTTTTTAATTGGGATCAAATTCCAAAGTGGAGAGAACAGTTCCAGGTATGACCGTCGCTTCTCCCTGCCAGCACAACTCAGAGTCACACGCTTCCCTTTTCACCGGTGCCACCATCTCCGGTTCAAACTGTAA